The genomic DNA gctagtaatgTTGTGGAgatgtattttgtctcgcatcaattatatcgtcagttatatcgttatcgcaaattttcaaatatatatcgtgataaatatttttggccatatcgccctgctctaatcgatattacatttttaaattgatCATTGAGCCCTAATGGGGATAATTATGTTATCCACAAAAGGTTCAGTGGATGTACTCAGTCATAATGTACAGGGGCGCCTCCAGAATTTTTTCATGTGGGTGGCCATATGGGGGCTACTGAAAACATTGAGGTGGCACACCAAAAGCACAATTTaacgttttgtttttgttttttctatatgATCTTGTCAAATATAGGCCACTTAAAAATGtggccaaaaaaagaaagaaaaggattaCATGCCTAGTTCATTTCCTGTTATTAAATGTGATATTGCCTAGTTTGTCCCTCGCAGCTGCAGCTCGTGAGGGACAAACAAAGTGACAATGCGAATGACAAAAAATGTATAtgcaggaataaataacaagGTAATGTTTCAACTCATTGTAGGGAGTCTTCCTCTCTCTTGGGCTCAAGTTTATTACAATTATGACCAACATAGGTCAGTCCTGACAGGAGCGACACTGGAAGGGCTAGACATTTTGGCTCTTAGAAtattacttcagttttcttATTGCAGTTGGTGCTTAGATTCGTCATGTGTCTCTATAACATATCTCTGAGGTCTGATTAGGACCCAATATGAGTTAGACTCGGTTTTGTATTAAGAAATCTATCTATTAAAGTTTTGCATACCTATTCTGTGCAACTCTACTTCAGGGTTCCACATGATGCCCAGCTCCTGCCCAGTCCAGATGATGATGCCCTTGGTTTCCCGTGTCAGTGCAAGCTGCTCTTCTTCCTGATTGCTGCACATTTCCTCCTGATCCTCTGTAGTCTGTGGAGGCTCTGGGTCCTCCTGGTTGAGACTGGAGCTCCTCTCCTGGTCAAAGACCTGCTGATCATCCAGACCTTCATCAACAAAGGGACGCAAGAAAATAGTGATTAATGTGATGATAAGAAAGATCAAGAAAGATTAAAAGGGTAATCTATTGAGAATCAAGTTTATTGTTTCATAAGCTGGGGTCTAGTTTTTAGATGCGACTGCCAGTGATCATCACacaatgtgaaaaaacaaacaagcaaacaaatgaaaagtaaaataatCCGAATATGATAATCAAAGCTTAAATGATTTTAAGAAGGTAGATAATGACCGCTGTTAATTCTaatcttttaatattttactaATAAATATACACTGACTGGttactttattaggtacacgtTGCTAGTATTAGTGATAGATAGTAAGTGATGATTCTGCAATGAATCATCACTTGTTATTAATCACTGGCTCTCTTCCAGAGCATGTGTATGTTTCACCCCAACCAAATGTTCCTCAGATACTTTGGTCCATACTGACATGAGAGTTTCAGACAGCTGCTGCATATCTGTCAGCTCCATGTCTGTGATTCAAATCTCATGTTcctccacatcccaaaggtgctctattttGCTGAGAGCTGGTTACTCTGGAGACCACCCGAGTACAGTGTGGTGTCATTTTAAGTGTGTGCGGAAAATATCTCAAACACCATCACCTGgtgtggtggtgtaatggtgttgTAGCCCATTACACTATTCTATTGTTGTAGCCCATCACCTGGCTTTTGAATACGAGTCATATTCATTTCTGTATTATGAAATCTGTATATTACACTTTACTGAGCATGAACATGAACACGAAACTGAACATACCAATTCTGGTCTGCTTTACTCCAGGTTTCCACAACAAATCCAGCTGTTCTCCGGTCCAGACATGAATGCTTTCATCCTCCTGCTTCAGTTCAAGCTGCTCTCTTTCCTCACTGCTGTAGatttcctcctgttcctctttagTCTGTGGAGGCTCTGGGTCCTCCTGGTTGAGACTGGAGCTCCTCTCCTGGACACAGACCTGCTGATCATCCAGACCTTCGTGTTCAACAAAGGGACACAAGAAAATAGTGACTAATGTGATGATAAGAAAGATCAAGAAGGATGAAAAGCGGTCAGCTATTGAGAATTTAGCTTATGTTTTCACAGTCTCTTGCATTCTTGCAGATGTTGCCACAGAAACATTCACTCATGTTCATTGGGTGATGTTGATAACTTTACAGCTGTCTGGGGTCTAATTTTTAGATTTGACTGCCAGTGATCATCACACACtgtgaataaacaaacaaatgaacagcaGCATGATCTGAATATGATCGTGAAAGTAAAGTATTTTATTATGGCAGGTAAGATATGCTATTAATGCTAATCTTTTAACATTTtactaataaataataaagtgcTGAATCTCCGCGAAGAGATATTTGTTCCTCAGATATTTGTGATCTATATTATCCGGAGAGctccacacagctgctgcatatCTGTCATCttcacatccatgatgcaattCCGCCACatccaaaggtgctctattggattgataGCTGGTGACTCTGGAGACCACccgagtacagtgaactcactgtcatttTAAGGGCACTGCATATTTAGTCTTTTTCGGACTACTCTCTGTAAATCATACAGATGTTTGTGCTGGAAATTTaaacagatcagcagtttctgaaacactcagaccagcCAGTGTGGCACCAACACCCACACCACGATCAAAGTGATTTCAATCACCGTCACTGATTGCTACATGCTGAAATGCATGGGCTGCTGccatctgattggctgattacaTTTTGGATTAAAGAGtagctgaacaggtgtacctaacaaagtggccgtAAGTATGTTTACATAGATGCAGTGTTAGGACGTAATGGCatacatgtaccggcgttatgcatttaaaatacaaaacatgagtaactgtattccattacagttaccaCTTACATTGGTgatagaatacagttactttgttgaaataaatggattacacgatggtcttttcctgtttcacatGTTAGGTTATCCCCTCTCTAATTTTGTGAATTTCACACATTGCCGGAAACTCAAACAAAACATGCAATAAGAGGCTCTACTGCAAGTGTCCCGGTAATGTTGTTGGCTTACACAATGGACCCAGCAAAACAAGCTGCTATCTGCTCTAAAAGCTCCACCTccaacctaaagaaacatctgTAAGTAAGTTCTATTTTAAAGACTaagaccaaaatctcatatcccaatATAAGACATTTCtcatgattatttgcagctagcaggttgttaatgTTATCCATCAAGTCTAACCGCCTGAAGTCTATGAACAAACCTTAGCTCAcgccagctaacaatgttagctcggtGGCGAGTAGCCTCcattaatagtaataaatcccacagcaatagtacattcatgtagttttaATAAGCATGGCAATATatcaagtaatccaaagtattaaGAATACATTACAAACGTTGAGTAacttaacggaatacgttacaaaccCCATTTTTGGCcctgtattctgtaatctgtagtggaaaaCAATTTAAAAGTGATCTTCCCAACACTGGATAGATGTAACTGTGGTGTAATATTATTTTAGATCAATGTATTTATTCTCTACTGATTATCAAATGTCAGAGCTCTGTTCTCTATCCTCACATTCCAAATGCTTCCAAAGCACCTCCAGGAATTGTCTACATGCCCACGTGAATCAAACGATGATCCCGCAACCCCCACACCTTCACAGATTTACACACCTGTATTGTGTGACTTTATCCCGGGTCTGATATTAAGCAGTCTTAGCTGACTGATCTCCTCCTCATAGCGGACGATCGTTTTTTCAAACTCTGAGAAGATTTCTTCTGCAGCAGAAGTTAATCTCTCCTTGATAAACTCTCTCAGATTCAGAACTGTAGACATTATTGCAACAACAACCAATACCGCCAAACCAACGTCTTCAAACTTCACGCAGGGTCGCGATAGAATCTCTGAGTGGCGCCATTGCCgctattcttcttcttctgttctaCTTACGGTAGACTGGAGATACCAAAGGCGTAATACTGCCCTCATCAGGTCAGTCCAACAAAATTCGAATCCTGACATAAAGTCTGGTACTTGATTTAACCATGGTACTATAACCataaatataaagataaagaatttATGGTTACCAATGATCCAAGTTGAAGAATGACTGTAATGCCCATCTCTCACAATTCATTATGCTTAAGGTCTCATTCTGGGGACCATCAAAACATGCTTTTCTGACTTACATGCCTCACATCACACTGTTCCTTcattttcatcacagctgtagtaAAGTACAGATGCTTTGTTCATAGTAAGGATaagaaacaattaaaataagtcattaaaaaaaaacattttatctgaTTTTTAATGTGTTCAAGTTAAACAATGCTGCTTGGTGATTCTGTGTCCCAGATGTTTGTTCTTATCAACAATCctgttctgttttaaacactcaGATTCCCTCAGACTATTTATATTGTTGGCATGAGATTATTAGTGATATCCTggaataaagagaagaaaatagtttaatttaggtttgtcttgatgcattctcaatcatccaggaaaataaatctccaaaagttgattctgttcatctggacgtagcgttttgtgggagaaacgtttcgtcactcatccaagtgacttcttcagtctcagctgactgcaggtcttaatcataattatgcaaattcttgcataattatgattaaggaagtcacttggatgagtgacgaaacgtttctcccacaaaacgctacgtccagatgaacagaatcaacttttggtaATTTAGGTTTGATTTATTGGAAAAACCTTTAGTTTGTTCCAAGACTCCTGATTTCTCTGGTACGGTGCATGAAGAGGAAGTGATAACAATTACAGTATACAaatacattaatatgaatatcCTACACATGTTctaaattttaattttcatgaGGAGCAAATGATCATGGACAATTAGAATAAGGCTGTTATTTAATTGTGGTCACCTTTCTCTTCCCCTCTGATAataacagctgtttgtgtgctgtcttcaggatccagtgtgatttcacatgaatattttaagaatccagctctggtctttggctctggtggatctgacagtaaaacatccacttcagtgactgtcagtgagatgtttgtccattcctctctcagaatgtcctgtagtttatctctgacctctgacacagctgctgtcacatcctcaaagtagctcagaggacggatattgatgctggatgagtctgtagactcactgagtgctgacagtgaggggtagttgtgtagaaactggatgtgatcctctgtgtgtgagagctgcttcagctcagcatctctcctcttcagctcagtgatctcctgctccagcttctcctgaagctctttgactcgactcacttcagtttcctgctgggatctgatctgctgcttcacatcagagcttcttttctggatgagatggatcagctcagtgaagatcttctcactgtgctccactgtttgatcagcagactgattgatggcctccacctcctgttgaagcagcttcgcatctttctctctgtcctggattctctgctggatggTTTGTTGACtcacctccagctctctctgcctctcagtcctttctgctgcagctgagactgtGTCGTGTCCTTAACGTTCATCCACATCCACAAAAGAGATAACAGATAAtctgctgatcagtacggcAGAACaccttcatcacctcatcatgatGAGAGCAAAATACTGGCAGATGCTAGTGCTACCCTTCAGCCTCCTTGTAGATTCACCTATTCACCTATGGTATAAATTTGAAAATCCATGGTGACTTACTTCTTAAGTTATTGCATTCAAATGATTTTCAGAAATTTTATTATTAGATGCACCTCTTGTATGAATGTCAGAATCTTACCCTTATCCTTATCACATTCACAATCTTGATAAATGGACGGGCATTAATGGGTTAATTTTCAAAACAATAATCTTCAAAACTACTTGATGTATGAAGATACAATTTCACAGCAATCACTGTTTATGTTCAAACATTCGACCATAACTTTTTATGCAAATTGAAGGTGAGCAGTAAAAATGTGATGATTTGAGATTTACCCAGgtcttaaaaaattaaaaatacccACATATTTAACAGCATCAATGTCCATTCACTCTTAAcaacaagagagagagaaattacAATGGCAACTAGTATCCCTGCAACATTCAAAGATGATGACCCAGCACTGCCTAGCAATATGAGACAGCTCAAGTATTAGTGCCAGGTGGCCGGAGAGAGAGAGTCTGGCCCCAAATGCGAGGCACAGCAACAGAGGAGAGAAAAGTTAACGACTGGAGGGGAAATCTGAGTGAGTGACCAGGAGAAAACAACTTCTAATCTGTTATCCAGGCGTAATGGAAACCGGTGGGCAGGAGAACCAGCAGGTGAGATGGTGGAAATCCAGAGGAGTGTGATGCCAGACAGGTCAGTATTCCAGAGAATGAGATCAGCGGCCAATGGAAGAGGTGAGTAACTCAATCAAAACATAGAACAGAATTTCTGCATGGCCTGGTGACAACCATAAGGTATCTGACAGATTTGCGGATAACTGGTGGAGATCCTGTTCTTAAATACACCTCGGAACTCCAAGCTCCATCCTGGCGGACACTGCAGGACCAGGCCTGAgtggaaaaacactgaacactcACACAGACTATGACATCAAGGACTCTGCAAAGAACCAGATGCTGGGAACAGAAAAAGAGACGAAGAAATTGTCAAAATTGGGAAAACGCCTCGAAATGAGAAATATGGAAAATGTGGGAAAAGAAGGATTTTCTTCCACATATCCAGGAGCACCAGTCCCTACTAATGATGCAATAGGAGCCCTGCATCAAACGACATGTGCTGCCTGTGACGGGGAGCCATTGTACAGTGAGGGGGGGCTAACTTGTAAGACAGGTGAGTAGCTCTGTGGGGGGGAGCCGAAGAAGGTCGGGGTGTCGGTGATCCGAGACGGGGGCGTCCTTCCAAGCAagcaggagggcaggcaggagtaagtaagtaaaatttatttatataaatatatataaataaatatatatatattacaaagtgcttcacaatacaAAGAATGAAGTACAacataaaacaatgtaaaacaataaaatgcaacataaaaacagttataataaataaaataaaaataagaaaataagaaataaaaagaaattagtTGAAAGCTTGtctatataaaaatgttttcagctgcTTGTTAAAAGAACCAATGGAGTCTGTACAGTGCAAAAACAGTGGAAGAGAATTCCACAAATGTGGTGCCACTGCTTGAAGGGCCCGATCGCCATGAGTCCCTGGGGCCACCAGCAGACTCTGACCTGATGACCTTAGAGCTCGGGAAAATGAAGGAGGTTTCGGCAAGTCAGATATAGGCTGTGTCCAAaatcaggggaaggatgcttcaAATGCCCtatttggaggcaatgacgtcaaggctgtccaaattcgaagagtCCTCcaaatgtggcgacaaatgcgtccttcctTTCCCTAAAATATGAaagatgggtcgggtgtatccttcatgTCCTACcgtatcccaggattcattgtGGGTCATACAGGAGAATTTTTCACACAAGCACCTCATGGATGAGTTGATCAGACAAAGCCCTTCCATTAGGCCTCCTGTCCTACTTTCCTCTGtccctgaggacactccagggccaagcGCAGAagtgggtgaccaaaacgaAAGCAATGAGGAAGATATTTATTtgatgacaataaagttaataacaataacaattaaacaagaatatttatAATACACCAACAATatctaaaaaaggaaaaacaacattcacagttgttcacacaggattaacctgagtaATCTGTTGCTGGACCGTTTCTTtaacaactgtaatagattacaggaagtctctAGCAGTGTCGCTGAGTCTGCTGAAGCAAAATCAGACATGGATGGGGTGCTGCAACTGAGACCtgcggtttgtcttttctggtcagtgagtggagaatcacacagggtggttTGCAAAgagagctttaggatgcttcctcccaGCCCTGCAAAccactgcatcgtccatccacagggtttgcagggctggctcaATCGACGGCTGCCACAACACTAAGATGTGGTATGCAagaaatatgcaagcaggagatgaTGGATGCTATATTACTACTAGTACAATACTTATAACTCTGTAGCAGACcacagtttgataaagtgctgtgtaaaaaaaaaaaaaaaagtgaccaAAAGATTAGATTCTATAAGTTTCAAAGACATTTagtgtatatattttatataatacaGTAAATGTGTACGAATGACCGGCGATCATTCAGTCAGTGAAATTATCCATGAAATTAGCTAAGTAATTTCCACACATGTGTAgattaaagaaaattattttacctggataggattgtctctgatgagcctaaggtactgttagagtgaattgttaaatgtttgtcatttttaagctTACTATCGGTGcattgtttaactgtgtgaGGAAAGGAATTCTTTCCGtcctcccctccccagattctcgagacTCTGGGTGGGGGCTGTAGTGTTTTTATCACaggcaacatccttgtgaaggtttgtttgatgtttggtaaaacttcctgccctttgtatggtttcactgtgttatctatggcaaaaatcaaatcaaatcaaatcaaatcacttttattgtcacatcacatgtgcaggtacactggtacagtacatgtgagtgaaattcttgtgtgcgagcttcacaagcaacagagttgtgcaaaatacaataatgtaaaacaagcaaaatataaaaatggctaatctaaaaagtaataaatatatgtacaatatgtaaaggtatatacattactgaatgtgtatactaaatatgtttttctacgtgtgtgtttgagtgtgtatatagtatgtatatacatgttttacaaatgaaataaagtaaacaataaaataagatatataaaatatacagaggttggtatgtgcaaaacagtggtatttatatacagtatggagtgcataatgttgaagttccagtagtgagggtgaggtgtctatgaagtgttcagcagtctgatggcctgatggaaaaagctgtctctcagtctgctggtacgggaccggatgctgcagaacctccttcctgatggtagtagtctgaacagtttatggctggggtgactggagtccttgatgatcctccccgctttcctcaggcaccgcttcctgtagatgtcttggagggagggaagctcacctccaattatccgttcagcacaccgcactactctctggagagctttgcggttgtgagcggtgctgttgccgtaccaggtggtgatgcatccagtgaggatgctctcaatggcacagcgatagaaggtcctgaggatgcgggggctcatgccgaatcttttcagtctcctgagaaagaagaggcgctgctgcgccttcttcactgttttgtttatgtgtactgaccacgtaagatcctcagccagatgtacaccaaggaagcggaagctgctcactctctccacagcggcgccgttgatggtgatgggggtgtgtactcctctgcacctccggaagtccactatcaactcctttgtctttgcgacgttgagggtgagatggttgtcttgacaccagtgggtcagggcgctgacctcctccctgtaggccgtctcatcaccgttggtaataagacccaccactgtagtgtcgtccgcaaacttcacaatgatgttggagtttctagtggccgtgcagtcgtaggtgtagagtgagtacaggagagggctcagtacacacccctgtggagcaccagtgttcagtgtgatgggggatgaggtggtgctgcccagcctgaccacttggcgtctgacagacaggaagttaaggatccagctgccgagggagctgctcagtcctagatcctgcagtttcctgtccagcttcgagggaacgatggtgttgaatgctgagctgtaatctacaaacagcattctcacatacgtgtctctcttctccaggtgtgacagggcagcatggagtgtcagggctatggcatcatcagtggacctgttgtggcggtatgcgaactgtagagggtccagtgagtcgggtagtgcagagcagatgaagtccctgaccagcttctcgaagcatttgctcacgatgggggtcagggctacgggtcgccagtcgttcaatgaggagatggtggaggatttgggtacagggacgatggtggccattttgaagcaggctgggactacagacagagagagggaaaggttgaagatgtgtgtaaacactccagccagctgagccgcgcatgacttgaggacgcggccgggaatcccgtccggaccagtagctttgcgtgcgttcaccctcctgaagcacttccgcacatcctcctcagacacagtgtgcgcactgacgtcatccgcagtgcgcacactgtccggtctcgtggtgtacgctgtgtcgaatctagcgtagaatacgtttagatcctcacacagagaggccgtggtctgcggtgtgctggttttccctctaaagtctgtgatcgtgtttagtccctgccacatactccgagggttgtcaaactgttgctccaccctgtccctgtactcacgtttggctgctttgatcgtcttccggagttggtaatgtgtgtgtttgtagtccgatgtgttcgcggaggcaaaagcggtgctccgtgccgccagtgctgtgcgaacatctccgttaatccagggtttttgatttgggaaggatttaactgttctggatgggacgacatcttccacgcattttctgataaatccgcagactgagtctgtgtactcatcaatgtctttagcaggcacgtgaaacatttcccagtccgcgtgatcaaaacagtcccgcagcgtagactccgattggtccgaccaacggtgcaccgccctcagggttggagcttcctgtttcagcttctgcctgtaggcgggcaggagcaggatggagcggtgatctgattggccgaatggggcgcgggggagggctttgtatgcatcccggaaagaggtgtagcagtggtcaagaagccggtctccacgagtgctgaaatggatgtgttggtggagtttttgtgagactttcttcaggttacccttattaaagtccccggtcgtgataaacgccgcctctgggtgtgcggtttcctcactgctgatcgcgctgtacagttccctgagtgctcggtcagtgtcggcttgtgggggaatgtaaaccgccgtaataatcactgctgtgaattccctcggtagccagaatggccggcacttaatcatcaggtactccaggtccggtgagcagaaagatttgaccgggtgcacgttcgcataatcacaccagctgttgttgatcatgaaacatacaccaccgcctctgcttttcccagtaagctcctgtgacctgtccgcgcggtgcacagagaaccccggtagttgtattgcggagtccggtaccttgtccgatagccaggtttctgtgaggcagatcacgcagcagtcccgcatctctcgctggaatgagatccgtgcccgaagctcgcacagcttgttctccagagactgcacattagccagtaataaactgggtaacggtggtctgttagtgcgccgtctcagtcgaaccagaacgccagatcttctccctctgcgtcggcgtttgcggcctccacgggcccagaacaaaggcgtctcaggtgagatgaatggggggtctgcaaacggagggtccgtgttgcaaaacttgaactccggaaagtgatgagaaagtccatcttttatgtccagtaaggtttgtcggtcgtacacaaggagacatgtgctactcgtgaaaaaataaagaaaaagtaaaattaaacacaaaaaacagctgttgcttgggggagctcgcgacgaggctgctatactcggcgccatcttgaaCATATGGCaaaccatacattgggtgtgggggagactaccctctttatgaccaaggatgttgcctgctgctctttatgaccaaggatgttgcctgctgcttttatgttttatgaccctttgatcagcaggagaacacacacacacacacacacacacacacacatatatacatagtgccttgtctttgtaaccaaggggggttatgAGGGGAGGTGTTTGTAAACTATTGTTTGaactgttttcaataaaa from Pelmatolapia mariae isolate MD_Pm_ZW linkage group LG18, Pm_UMD_F_2, whole genome shotgun sequence includes the following:
- the LOC134616996 gene encoding uncharacterized protein LOC134616996: MSTVLNLREFIKERLTSAAEEIFSEFEKTIVRYEEEISQLRLLNIRPGIKSHNTGLDDQQVCVQERSSSLNQEDPEPPQTKEEQEEIYSSEEREQLELKQEDESIHVWTGEQLDLLWKPGVKQTRIGLDDQQVFDQERSSSLNQEDPEPPQTTEDQEEMCSNQEEEQLALTRETKGIIIWTGQELGIMWNPEVELHRIGFCYAAAESEGVPRAEVIDEDLTEDQQQNHNVMEAVDSSCVGQVEVEVPAANVDSGDRTDSITEADEVLCVQ